The following are encoded together in the Streptomyces sp. NBC_00358 genome:
- a CDS encoding FecCD family ABC transporter permease: MRPAGAQRLPASPARRVRAVRTGGGGLSVRLDIRTFAVVVLLLVAAATASVVLIGTGDFPIPPGDVLRTLAGDGSASQEFIVHDLRLPRVLVGLLVGASLGLGGALFQSISRNPLGSPDVLGLGQGSTAGALIMIVLYSGSATEVALGALVGGLVTGLAIYLLAWKRGVHGYRLVLVGIGVSAIVTAVNGYLLTKADIVDAARAVVWMTGSLNGRDWAQVWPLLIMCLVLVPLVLGNARGLRMMEMGDDVSYALGVSVERTRLLLMVAAVLLTAGATAAAGPVGFVALTAPQLARRLTRSPGPNLVPSMCMGATLLIVADWASQRAFGADQLPVGVVTGVLGGVYLLWLLVTERKAGRI, translated from the coding sequence ATCCGACCGGCCGGGGCCCAACGCCTCCCGGCATCTCCCGCCCGCCGTGTCCGGGCCGTCCGCACGGGCGGCGGCGGGCTGTCCGTCCGCCTGGACATCCGCACCTTCGCCGTGGTCGTGCTGCTGCTGGTGGCCGCGGCCACCGCGAGCGTGGTGCTCATCGGCACCGGCGACTTCCCGATCCCGCCCGGTGACGTGCTCAGGACCCTGGCGGGCGACGGCAGCGCGAGCCAGGAGTTCATCGTCCACGACCTGCGGCTGCCGCGTGTCCTCGTCGGGCTGCTGGTGGGGGCCTCGCTCGGGCTGGGTGGAGCGCTCTTCCAGTCCATCTCGCGCAATCCGCTGGGCAGCCCGGACGTGCTCGGCCTCGGGCAGGGTTCCACGGCCGGCGCGCTCATCATGATCGTGCTGTACTCGGGCAGCGCCACCGAGGTCGCACTCGGGGCTCTCGTCGGCGGCCTCGTGACCGGGCTCGCCATCTATCTGCTCGCGTGGAAGCGGGGGGTGCACGGCTATCGGCTGGTCCTGGTCGGTATCGGTGTCTCCGCGATCGTCACGGCGGTCAACGGCTATCTCCTCACGAAGGCCGACATCGTCGACGCGGCCCGCGCCGTCGTCTGGATGACCGGCTCCCTCAACGGCCGTGACTGGGCGCAGGTCTGGCCGCTGCTCATCATGTGCCTGGTCCTCGTCCCTCTCGTGCTCGGCAACGCGCGCGGGCTGCGGATGATGGAGATGGGCGACGACGTGTCGTACGCCCTCGGAGTGAGCGTCGAGCGGACGCGACTGCTGCTGATGGTGGCCGCGGTCCTGCTCACCGCGGGCGCCACGGCCGCCGCGGGACCGGTCGGTTTCGTGGCGCTCACCGCGCCGCAACTGGCCCGGCGGCTCACCCGGTCGCCCGGACCCAATCTGGTGCCGTCCATGTGCATGGGCGCGACCCTGCTCATCGTCGCGGACTGGGCCTCGCAGCGGGCGTTCGGCGCCGACCAGTTGCCCGTCGGCGTCGTGACGGGAGTCCTCGGCGGCGTCTATCTGCTGTGGCTGCTGGTCACCGAGCGCAAGGCGGGCCGGATATGA
- a CDS encoding ABC transporter ATP-binding protein, with amino-acid sequence MSGPARPSVNVEANPTASGPANPTASGPKSAARVNDRAHENIPRSTVNRLSADNVTLGYDQRVIAEKLSVEIPDNSFTVIVGPNACGKSTLLRALSRMLKPSVGRVLLDGQVIQSMPAKKVARTLGLLPQSSIAPDGITVGDLVGRGRYPHQGLLRQWSAQDERVVRESMASTGVAELADRFVDELSGGQRQRVWIAMALAQQTPLLLLDEPTTYLDIQHQIDVLDLCAELHETRGRTLVAVLHDLNHAARYATHLIALRGGEVVAEGAPNDIVTADLVEEVFGLRCQVIDDPETGTPLVVPAARRARARAATAAEEAS; translated from the coding sequence ATGAGCGGCCCGGCCCGGCCGAGTGTGAACGTCGAGGCGAACCCGACCGCGAGCGGCCCGGCGAACCCGACCGCGAGCGGACCGAAGAGCGCGGCGCGGGTGAACGACCGGGCGCACGAGAACATCCCAAGGAGCACTGTGAACCGCCTGTCCGCCGACAACGTCACCCTCGGCTACGACCAGCGCGTCATCGCGGAGAAGCTGTCGGTGGAGATCCCCGACAACTCGTTCACGGTGATCGTCGGCCCGAACGCCTGCGGCAAGTCCACACTGCTGCGCGCCCTCTCGCGCATGCTGAAGCCCTCGGTGGGGCGTGTGCTGCTGGACGGACAGGTCATCCAGTCGATGCCCGCCAAGAAGGTGGCCCGCACCCTCGGACTGCTGCCGCAGTCGTCGATCGCGCCGGACGGGATCACGGTCGGCGACCTGGTCGGCCGGGGCCGCTACCCGCACCAGGGTCTGCTGCGCCAGTGGTCGGCGCAGGACGAGCGGGTGGTCCGGGAGTCGATGGCCTCGACCGGCGTCGCCGAGCTCGCCGATCGCTTTGTCGACGAATTGTCCGGCGGTCAGCGCCAGCGGGTGTGGATCGCGATGGCGCTCGCCCAGCAGACCCCGCTGCTCCTCCTCGACGAGCCGACCACCTACCTCGACATCCAGCACCAGATCGACGTCCTCGACCTGTGCGCCGAGCTCCACGAGACGCGGGGCCGCACGCTGGTCGCCGTCCTGCACGACCTCAACCACGCGGCTCGGTACGCCACCCACCTGATCGCCCTGCGCGGCGGCGAGGTCGTCGCCGAGGGCGCGCCGAACGACATCGTGACGGCCGACCTGGTCGAGGAGGTCTTCGGGCTGCGCTGCCAGGTCATCGACGACCCGGAGACCGGGACACCGCTCGTGGTGCCCGCGGCGCGCAGGGCACGGGCGAGGGCCGCCACGGCCGCCGAGGAAGCGTCCTGA
- a CDS encoding SCP2 sterol-binding domain-containing protein has translation MATTEECRTALDKLSDNMASAEGDVRTAAALDRSLSCRITDLDITFVGRLRGGRIEVLDTLQGPPPERAQIRLTMSGDDLVSMVNGELNFAKAWGSGRVKLEAGLRDLFRLRTLL, from the coding sequence ATGGCGACGACTGAGGAGTGCCGCACCGCACTCGACAAACTTTCGGACAACATGGCGAGCGCCGAAGGCGACGTCCGCACCGCGGCGGCCCTGGACCGCTCGCTGAGCTGCCGTATCACCGACCTGGACATCACCTTCGTCGGCCGGCTCAGGGGTGGCCGGATCGAGGTGCTCGACACGCTGCAGGGGCCGCCCCCGGAGAGGGCCCAGATCCGTCTGACCATGAGCGGCGACGACCTGGTGTCCATGGTGAACGGCGAGCTGAACTTCGCGAAGGCCTGGGGATCGGGCCGGGTGAAGCTGGAGGCGGGCCTGCGCGACCTGTTCCGGCTCAGGACGCTTCTGTAG